A single region of the Solwaraspora sp. WMMD406 genome encodes:
- a CDS encoding alpha/beta hydrolase, producing the protein MVRPYDSLPGDIDRAISDDHLLLDRLFVHLEAHRGDRRILADQVVYRISLHLSAEEQTLDPVFDEPAVVERFGEAQMELVRRGRQIRQRIKEAASEIDRSKPGNPDFEEALRHLVADVRRQSADQETLLLPALRAVIGPQRMAELGAEFSAAKHRAPTHPHPQAPNTARSSRFLGGPTALLDRLRDRTSGRRGWIATDASGLLEPQSQTLLDTFAALGPRPTETLDPAQARRQPTLTDAVAKIRADRGDLDEREPVDSVFDYVIDGPGGGLTLRVYRPTSASPSGGLPVLIYLYAGGWVVGSLDTYDATPRALCNKERCLVVAVDYRHAPEHPFPAAHDDVLAATRWLAANAGEIGGDASRIAIAGEAVGGTMAAATCLQLRDAGEPTPMLQVLIHPVTTMATDSASTVDAAEAAPLNRPMLSWFARHAFPRPELLTDPRVALLDLPIERLTGLPSAVVITVERDPLRSQGQAFANRLRAANVPVEHIHYDGVPHEFFGMGAVLDVANEAQDRVAAALHAAFNPSGQSASGWPTGI; encoded by the coding sequence ATGGTACGGCCGTACGATTCGCTGCCCGGCGACATCGACCGGGCGATCAGTGACGATCACCTCCTGCTGGACCGCTTGTTCGTGCATCTCGAGGCCCATCGGGGCGACCGGCGGATCCTCGCCGACCAGGTCGTCTACCGGATCTCGCTGCACCTGAGCGCGGAGGAGCAGACGCTGGACCCGGTGTTCGACGAACCGGCCGTCGTCGAACGGTTCGGGGAAGCGCAGATGGAACTGGTGCGTCGGGGCCGGCAGATCCGGCAACGGATCAAGGAAGCCGCTTCCGAGATAGACAGGTCGAAACCCGGCAACCCGGACTTCGAGGAGGCGCTGCGTCATCTCGTCGCGGACGTCCGGCGGCAATCGGCCGACCAGGAGACACTGCTGCTGCCGGCCCTGCGCGCGGTGATCGGCCCGCAACGGATGGCCGAGCTCGGAGCGGAGTTCAGCGCGGCCAAGCACCGTGCCCCGACCCACCCACACCCGCAGGCACCGAACACCGCTCGGAGCAGCCGGTTTCTCGGCGGCCCGACCGCGCTGCTGGACCGGCTCCGCGACCGGACCTCGGGCCGGCGCGGCTGGATCGCCACCGACGCCTCCGGGCTGCTGGAACCCCAGTCCCAGACGCTGCTCGACACCTTCGCCGCACTCGGCCCCCGACCCACCGAGACCCTCGACCCGGCGCAGGCGCGGCGACAGCCGACACTGACCGACGCGGTGGCGAAGATCCGGGCCGACCGAGGCGACCTCGACGAACGGGAACCGGTCGACTCCGTGTTCGACTACGTCATCGACGGCCCGGGTGGCGGACTGACCCTGCGGGTCTACCGGCCGACCTCCGCCTCACCGTCCGGCGGGCTACCGGTGCTCATCTATCTGTACGCCGGTGGCTGGGTGGTCGGCAGCCTGGACACCTACGACGCGACACCCAGAGCCCTGTGCAACAAGGAACGCTGCCTGGTGGTCGCGGTCGACTACCGCCACGCCCCGGAACACCCGTTTCCGGCCGCCCACGACGACGTGCTCGCCGCCACCCGCTGGTTGGCGGCCAACGCCGGCGAGATCGGTGGGGACGCCAGTCGGATCGCGATCGCGGGCGAGGCGGTCGGCGGCACCATGGCGGCGGCCACCTGTCTGCAGCTGCGCGACGCCGGCGAGCCGACGCCGATGCTCCAGGTCCTGATCCACCCGGTGACCACCATGGCCACCGACTCGGCGTCGACCGTGGACGCGGCTGAGGCCGCACCGCTGAACCGGCCGATGCTGAGCTGGTTCGCCCGGCACGCGTTCCCCCGACCGGAGCTGCTGACCGATCCCCGGGTCGCACTGCTCGACCTGCCGATCGAGCGACTGACCGGGCTGCCATCGGCGGTGGTGATCACCGTCGAACGGGACCCGCTGCGCAGCCAGGGCCAGGCCTTCGCCAACCGGCTCCGGGCGGCGAACGTGCCGGTGGAGCACATCCACTACGACGGCGTACCGCACGAATTCTTCGGGATGGGCGCGGTGCTGGACGTGGCGAACGAGGCGCAGGACCGCGTCGCCGCCGCTCTGCACGCCGCCTTCAACCCGTCCGGGCAGTCGGCCAGCGGCTGGCCGACCGGAATCTGA
- a CDS encoding VOC family protein translates to MPVAMAGLPAWVDLGTPDLPAAIRFYGELFGWSARVTGGADAEGYVMFTKDDKAVAGAGRVSTGGQPPTWTTYIGTLDAAATAKLVESAGGTMLMPPFDVLDQGRAAVFTDPAGATFAVWQPLAMSGAELVNVPGALCWNELTTRDPDGAKEFYGTVFDWETRDTPFPPIMYTEWLVDEDPVAGMMPMVGDDWPADLPAHWMVYFAVNDCDATVAHTTALGGTVSVEPTDLPHGRFAVLNDPQGAFFSVIRLAGQ, encoded by the coding sequence ATGCCCGTCGCGATGGCCGGGTTGCCCGCCTGGGTCGACCTCGGCACTCCTGACCTGCCGGCGGCGATCCGGTTCTACGGTGAGTTGTTCGGCTGGTCCGCGCGGGTCACCGGCGGAGCGGACGCCGAGGGCTACGTCATGTTCACCAAGGACGACAAGGCGGTGGCCGGTGCCGGCCGCGTCTCGACCGGCGGGCAGCCGCCCACCTGGACCACCTACATCGGTACGTTGGACGCGGCGGCCACCGCCAAACTGGTCGAGTCGGCCGGCGGAACCATGCTGATGCCTCCGTTCGACGTACTGGACCAGGGGCGGGCGGCGGTCTTCACCGACCCGGCGGGCGCGACCTTCGCCGTGTGGCAGCCGCTCGCGATGTCCGGGGCGGAACTGGTCAACGTGCCGGGGGCGCTGTGCTGGAACGAGCTGACCACCCGGGACCCGGACGGCGCCAAGGAGTTCTACGGCACCGTCTTCGACTGGGAGACCCGGGACACCCCGTTCCCACCGATCATGTACACCGAGTGGCTGGTCGACGAGGATCCGGTCGCCGGGATGATGCCGATGGTCGGTGACGACTGGCCGGCCGACCTACCCGCGCACTGGATGGTCTACTTCGCGGTCAACGACTGCGACGCGACGGTCGCGCACACCACCGCGCTCGGCGGCACGGTGTCGGTCGAGCCGACCGATCTGCCGCACGGCCGGTTCGCTGTGCTCAACGATCCCCAGGGTGCGTTCTTCTCGGTGATCCGGCTCGCCGGCCAGTGA
- a CDS encoding ABC transporter ATP-binding protein — MVAGTPPVEARDLRIRLGGTPVLSGIDLRVAAGEWVAVIGPNGAGKSTLLRAVGGLLPAGGDLDLFGTPITRLSRRERARLVATVVQTPSIPAGMPVADYVLLGRTPYIPTLGRESAADLAAVGEVLDRLDLTGFADRRLSTLSGGERQRVLLARALAQGAPLLLLDEPTSALDIGHQQEVLELVDELRRDRGLSVVATMHDLSVAGEYADRLVLLAQGRVAADGPPAEVLTEENLARHYRARVRVIAGERGPLVVPIRAAGRTAGRR, encoded by the coding sequence GTGGTCGCCGGCACCCCGCCGGTCGAGGCGCGCGACCTGCGGATCCGGCTCGGCGGGACGCCGGTACTGAGCGGTATCGACCTGCGGGTGGCCGCCGGCGAATGGGTGGCGGTGATCGGCCCGAACGGCGCCGGCAAGTCGACGCTGTTGCGGGCCGTCGGCGGACTGCTACCGGCCGGCGGCGACCTCGACCTGTTCGGTACGCCGATCACCCGACTCAGCCGCCGGGAACGGGCTCGGCTGGTGGCCACCGTCGTGCAGACGCCGTCGATCCCGGCCGGGATGCCGGTCGCCGACTACGTGCTGCTCGGCCGGACGCCGTACATCCCCACGTTGGGCCGGGAATCCGCCGCCGACCTGGCGGCGGTGGGCGAGGTGCTCGACCGGCTCGACCTGACCGGGTTCGCCGACCGACGCCTGAGCACGCTCTCCGGTGGTGAACGCCAGCGGGTGCTGCTGGCCCGGGCACTGGCCCAGGGCGCCCCGCTGCTGCTGCTCGACGAGCCGACCAGCGCGCTGGACATCGGTCATCAGCAGGAGGTGCTGGAGTTGGTCGACGAGCTACGGCGCGACCGGGGGCTGAGCGTCGTGGCGACCATGCACGACCTGTCGGTGGCCGGCGAGTACGCCGACCGGCTGGTGCTGCTCGCACAGGGCCGGGTGGCCGCCGACGGACCGCCGGCCGAGGTGCTCACCGAGGAGAACCTGGCCCGCCACTACCGCGCCCGGGTACGGGTGATCGCCGGTGAACGGGGCCCGCTGGTGGTCCCGATCCGAGCCGCCGGCAGGACTGCCGGCCGCCGGTAG
- a CDS encoding iron ABC transporter permease, whose product MVPRRHRPGLTAGWFAGALLAVVLAVVAGLAFGPASLPPVRVAAELLNLLPGAQVDSGLSERQIAIVTQLRLPRVVLALLVGGMLALAGGCYQGVFRNPLADPHLLGVAAGAGLAVTAVIALRPGSGVLTGLPVTVPLAAFVGAIGAVALTYLLGAAGGRDRSTATLILAGVAVSAFLAAGQTYLLQRNVDTIREVYSWLLGRLATDGWHEVRLILPYAVLAGLVVLVHGRELDVLSVGDDEAASLGLHPQRSRYLLLTAASLGTAAAVSVSGLIGFIGLIVPHLVRLVAGSSYRIILPLSMLLGGAFLTVTDVVARTVAAPAEIPIGVVTAFFGAPFFVLVLRTARRAVVM is encoded by the coding sequence ATGGTGCCGCGTCGTCACCGCCCCGGCCTGACGGCGGGCTGGTTCGCCGGCGCGCTGCTCGCCGTCGTGCTGGCCGTGGTCGCCGGGCTGGCCTTCGGGCCGGCCAGCCTGCCGCCGGTGCGGGTCGCCGCCGAACTGCTCAACCTCCTGCCCGGTGCGCAGGTCGACAGCGGACTGAGCGAGCGGCAGATCGCCATCGTCACCCAGCTGCGACTGCCCCGGGTCGTGCTGGCATTGCTTGTCGGCGGCATGCTGGCGTTGGCCGGCGGCTGCTACCAGGGGGTGTTCCGCAACCCGCTGGCCGACCCGCACCTGCTCGGCGTGGCAGCCGGTGCCGGCCTGGCGGTCACCGCCGTGATCGCGCTGCGACCCGGCAGCGGGGTGCTGACCGGGCTGCCGGTGACGGTGCCACTGGCCGCCTTCGTCGGCGCGATCGGCGCCGTCGCCCTGACCTACCTGCTCGGCGCGGCCGGCGGCCGAGACCGGTCCACCGCGACGCTGATCCTCGCCGGGGTCGCCGTGTCGGCGTTCCTCGCCGCCGGGCAGACCTACCTGCTGCAACGCAACGTGGACACCATCCGCGAGGTCTACTCCTGGCTGCTCGGTCGGCTCGCCACCGACGGCTGGCACGAGGTCCGGCTGATTCTGCCGTACGCGGTGCTCGCCGGCCTGGTGGTGCTGGTCCACGGCCGGGAGCTCGACGTGCTGTCGGTCGGCGACGACGAGGCGGCCAGCCTCGGCCTGCACCCCCAACGGTCCCGCTACCTGCTGCTCACCGCCGCGTCACTGGGCACCGCCGCCGCGGTGTCGGTGTCCGGGCTGATCGGCTTCATCGGGCTGATCGTGCCGCATCTGGTCCGGCTGGTCGCCGGCAGCAGCTACCGGATCATCCTGCCGCTGTCGATGCTGCTCGGCGGGGCGTTCCTCACCGTGACCGACGTGGTGGCCCGGACCGTCGCCGCCCCGGCGGAAATCCCGATCGGGGTGGTCACCGCCTTCTTCGGTGCCCCGTTCTTCGTGCTGGTGCTGCGGACCGCCCGCCGGGCGGTGGTGATGTGA
- a CDS encoding ABC transporter substrate-binding protein, with translation MTRTDARTAARTGLRAAAIAAALALTVAGCGGGATDDEPQAESSPSVAAGFPVTVGELTLDERPERIVALSPTATEMLFAIGAGDQVVAVDDNSNHPAGVPTTDLSGFTPNAEAIATYEPDLVVLSGDTNGVVAGLTRLTIPVYLASAAVTLDDTYRQISELGALTGQVDAANDLVEGMRTEIDKLVADAPKPAEPLSYYYELDPTFYTVTSETFIGALFDMVGLVNIADPADADGAAGGYPQLSAEAVIDADPDLIFLADTKCCQQTAETVADRAGWSTITAVRDGQVVELDDDIASRWGPRVVDLVRAIVDAVDAAAS, from the coding sequence ATGACCCGTACCGATGCCCGAACCGCCGCCCGGACCGGACTACGCGCCGCCGCGATCGCCGCCGCGCTGGCCCTCACCGTCGCTGGCTGCGGCGGCGGCGCGACCGATGACGAACCGCAGGCCGAGTCGAGTCCGAGCGTCGCCGCCGGTTTTCCGGTGACGGTCGGCGAACTCACCCTGGACGAACGGCCGGAACGGATCGTGGCGCTGTCGCCGACCGCGACCGAGATGCTGTTCGCCATCGGCGCGGGCGACCAGGTCGTCGCCGTCGACGACAACTCCAACCATCCGGCGGGCGTACCCACCACCGACCTGTCCGGGTTCACCCCCAACGCCGAGGCGATCGCCACCTACGAACCGGACCTGGTGGTGCTCTCCGGTGACACCAACGGCGTGGTGGCCGGCCTGACCCGGTTGACCATCCCGGTCTACCTGGCGTCGGCGGCGGTGACCCTGGACGACACGTACCGCCAGATCAGTGAACTCGGTGCGCTGACCGGGCAGGTCGACGCGGCGAACGACCTGGTCGAGGGCATGCGTACGGAGATCGACAAGCTGGTCGCGGACGCGCCGAAACCCGCCGAACCGCTCTCCTACTACTACGAACTCGATCCGACGTTCTACACGGTGACCAGTGAGACCTTCATCGGTGCGCTGTTCGACATGGTCGGGCTGGTCAACATCGCCGACCCGGCGGACGCCGACGGGGCGGCCGGCGGCTACCCCCAACTGTCGGCCGAAGCGGTGATCGACGCCGACCCGGATCTGATCTTCCTCGCCGACACCAAGTGCTGCCAGCAGACCGCCGAGACGGTCGCCGACCGGGCCGGCTGGTCGACGATCACGGCCGTCCGCGACGGACAGGTCGTCGAACTCGACGACGACATCGCCTCGCGGTGGGGTCCACGCGTGGTCGACCTGGTACGCGCGATCGTCGACGCCGTCGACGCGGCCGCCTCCTGA
- a CDS encoding ATP-binding cassette domain-containing protein, protein MDDPVVGRGLTQRYGKRKVFHDLDLIVPAGVTVLLGPNGAGKTTLLSTIVGLKRPESGTLHVLGRDVLRRGGLRAVAARVGFLPQVVSHYPGYTVREFVAYAAWLKGVSGRDLDAKVDRAVGLMGLTDQASSRMGILSGGMLRRAGIAHAIVHEPALLILDEPAAGLDPQQRIELRRVLRTLAGDAAVLVSTHVVEDARHVADTVVVLHGGAVAFTGTVGGLESLASSEGDGDSDLERGYLATLRRSRVVSV, encoded by the coding sequence ATGGATGACCCAGTCGTGGGGCGTGGGCTGACGCAGCGATACGGGAAACGAAAAGTATTTCACGATCTTGACCTCATCGTTCCGGCCGGGGTGACGGTCCTCCTCGGGCCAAATGGCGCTGGAAAAACGACACTGCTGAGCACCATCGTGGGCCTCAAACGCCCAGAGTCGGGAACTCTTCACGTCCTCGGTCGCGATGTTCTGCGTCGAGGCGGTCTCCGGGCCGTCGCGGCGCGTGTCGGGTTCCTGCCGCAGGTCGTATCCCACTATCCCGGCTACACCGTCCGGGAATTCGTCGCCTACGCCGCATGGCTCAAGGGCGTCTCGGGACGGGATCTCGACGCGAAGGTGGATCGGGCAGTCGGGCTGATGGGCCTGACCGATCAGGCCAGCTCCCGCATGGGAATCCTGTCGGGCGGCATGCTGCGCCGGGCGGGTATCGCGCACGCCATCGTCCATGAGCCGGCGCTGCTCATCCTCGACGAGCCGGCGGCTGGTCTCGATCCACAGCAACGGATCGAATTGCGCCGCGTTCTACGTACGCTAGCCGGCGATGCGGCAGTGCTGGTCAGTACGCACGTGGTGGAGGATGCCCGGCATGTCGCGGACACCGTCGTGGTTCTTCACGGTGGTGCGGTGGCGTTCACGGGAACAGTCGGAGGGCTGGAGAGCCTGGCCAGTTCGGAAGGGGACGGGGACAGCGATCTGGAGCGCGGCTACCTCGCCACGCTGCGTCGCTCGCGGGTGGTGTCTGTGTGA
- a CDS encoding recombinase family protein, whose protein sequence is MNSDGESKGLVEHERLLRDRAGQLGWTVGEVIVENDMANGKPKPASAFKRRKIRLPDGSTVLRVIRPGFTRLLDRVRGRRSQAVLAVDLDRAVRDPRDLEDMIDAVQETGANAQSLSGSLRFTDGGTDSEITLARVMVTMANKSSRDTGRRVRGERLRQAMHGQWGGGRRPFGFCGGPPPVGTGDPGQYVCSWHGGRDCQSGVTRVEVEAAVIEDCSQRLLQGASLRSLAAELRAGSVSTVSGAAWSAEGLRDILLRPRNAGFMVYGGQILEEVVAPWKPIVDPAVFFAVRDLLTDPSRRSGPGAAARWVGSGIYRCGVCNPPGVEAERPVTVHVTVAGRAPRYTCKARNHLARNQAHVDATVFAHVVYAVTHPRAFELLAEPAPQVDVEGLRAQRAAIQQRVKRILADELRGLETREYAREARREAAAMVAEIDAQLHANVGSDPLSPLVNAPDPVTAWRDAPLADKRVVIDRLMTVTILPSGRKGRGFDPTTVRIEPKHDLGTLAAV, encoded by the coding sequence TTGAACAGCGATGGCGAGAGCAAGGGGCTCGTGGAACACGAGCGGTTGTTGCGGGACCGTGCGGGTCAGCTCGGGTGGACGGTCGGTGAGGTCATTGTCGAGAACGACATGGCTAACGGCAAGCCTAAACCGGCGTCGGCGTTCAAGCGGCGCAAGATTCGGCTGCCGGACGGGTCGACGGTGTTGCGGGTGATCCGGCCGGGGTTCACCCGGTTGTTGGACCGGGTGCGGGGCCGTCGGTCGCAGGCGGTGTTGGCGGTGGACCTGGACCGGGCGGTGCGTGATCCTCGGGATCTGGAGGACATGATCGATGCTGTTCAGGAGACGGGTGCGAACGCGCAGTCGTTGTCGGGGTCGTTGCGGTTCACCGACGGTGGTACGGACTCGGAGATCACGCTGGCGCGGGTGATGGTGACGATGGCGAACAAGTCCAGCCGGGACACGGGGCGGCGGGTCCGTGGGGAGCGGTTGCGGCAGGCGATGCACGGTCAGTGGGGTGGGGGTCGGCGGCCGTTCGGGTTCTGTGGCGGTCCGCCGCCGGTCGGGACTGGTGACCCCGGCCAGTACGTGTGCTCGTGGCACGGTGGCCGGGACTGCCAGAGCGGTGTCACGCGTGTCGAGGTGGAGGCGGCGGTGATCGAGGACTGTTCGCAGCGGCTGCTGCAGGGGGCGTCGCTGCGGTCGTTGGCTGCGGAGTTGCGGGCGGGGTCGGTGTCGACGGTGAGTGGTGCGGCGTGGTCCGCCGAGGGGTTGCGGGACATTCTGCTGCGTCCGCGTAACGCGGGGTTCATGGTGTACGGCGGGCAGATCCTGGAGGAGGTGGTCGCGCCGTGGAAGCCGATCGTCGATCCGGCGGTGTTCTTCGCCGTGCGGGATCTGTTGACGGATCCGTCCCGGCGGTCCGGGCCGGGGGCGGCGGCCCGGTGGGTGGGGTCGGGGATCTACCGGTGCGGGGTGTGTAACCCGCCGGGTGTGGAGGCGGAGCGTCCGGTGACGGTTCATGTCACCGTCGCGGGGCGTGCGCCTCGGTACACGTGTAAGGCGCGTAACCATCTGGCCCGTAATCAGGCGCATGTGGACGCGACGGTGTTCGCGCATGTGGTGTACGCGGTGACGCATCCGCGTGCGTTTGAGTTGCTGGCGGAGCCTGCCCCGCAGGTCGATGTGGAGGGGTTGCGGGCGCAGCGGGCTGCGATCCAGCAGCGTGTGAAACGGATTTTGGCGGATGAGTTGCGGGGGTTGGAGACTCGCGAGTACGCGCGGGAGGCCCGCCGTGAGGCCGCCGCGATGGTCGCCGAGATCGACGCCCAGCTGCACGCGAACGTGGGTAGTGATCCGTTGTCGCCGTTGGTGAACGCGCCGGACCCGGTGACGGCGTGGCGGGACGCCCCGCTCGCTGACAAGCGGGTGGTGATCGACCGGTTGATGACCGTGACGATTCTGCCGTCCGGGCGGAAGGGACGTGGGTTCGACCCGACCACGGTGCGCATCGAGCCGAAACATGACCTCGGTACCTTGGCCGCCGTGTAG